A genome region from Candidatus Nitrosocosmicus arcticus includes the following:
- a CDS encoding VOC family protein codes for MTTKIFVNLPVKDLNRAVEFFTKLGFKFNPQFTDKNATCMIISEDIFVMLLVEEFFKTFTKKEICNTSKNIEAIIALSAESKEKVDEMINKAIEAGGAEPRKPQDHGWMYDRAFEDIDGHLWEIIYMNESELKQNEKNN; via the coding sequence ATGACAACAAAAATTTTTGTGAACCTGCCTGTGAAGGATCTAAACAGAGCAGTAGAGTTCTTTACTAAACTTGGTTTTAAATTTAATCCTCAATTTACGGATAAAAATGCGACGTGTATGATAATCAGCGAGGATATTTTTGTCATGCTATTAGTTGAAGAGTTTTTTAAAACCTTTACTAAAAAAGAAATTTGCAATACTTCAAAAAATATAGAAGCCATAATAGCACTATCGGCTGAGAGCAAAGAAAAAGTTGATGAAATGATTAATAAGGCAATAGAGGCCGGAGGGGCTGAACCGAGAAAACCACAAGACCATGGATGGATGTATGATCGGGCTTTTGAAGACATTGATGGACATCTTTGGGAAATAATATACATGAATGAAAGCGAGTTAAAACAAAATGAAAAAAATAACTAG
- a CDS encoding antibiotic biosynthesis monooxygenase family protein translates to MTIIEKNSDFVTLINSFTVDQSKQRILIDMLIEATEQIMKKQEGFISANIHRSLDGTAVVNYAQWESKDAFEKMLNNPQAQIHMNDILNVAKSDGRLYEVVFTE, encoded by the coding sequence ATGACCATAATTGAAAAAAATAGTGATTTTGTAACTCTAATAAATTCATTCACAGTTGACCAATCAAAGCAAAGAATACTTATAGATATGTTGATAGAAGCTACCGAACAAATTATGAAAAAGCAGGAAGGCTTCATATCGGCAAACATACATCGTAGCCTAGATGGGACTGCTGTAGTAAATTATGCACAGTGGGAAAGCAAGGATGCATTTGAAAAAATGCTCAATAATCCACAAGCACAAATTCACATGAATGATATTTTAAATGTAGCAAAATCAGACGGAAGGCTATATGAAGTAGTTTTTACCGAGTGA
- a CDS encoding YqaA family protein, giving the protein MEVFDFIHFIEGMDYLAVFLLTFISAVLIIVPIPYFPILMTAVLVTNLDPNLIVLLGALGAVSAKSIVYMISYYGTNIGNLKRNFNSEDYPETYRILRKYGGLTIFLAGITPIPDNIIFIPFGMYRYNPLKFILITFFSKMLLNIIVVWGTIIIGKPIIGNFSEMSLDINTLMVAVIISLVVFSILFVFFLKIKWAAFLERFFVKIKSLRKNKSRNS; this is encoded by the coding sequence ATGGAGGTCTTTGACTTTATACACTTCATTGAGGGAATGGACTACTTAGCAGTATTTCTATTGACATTTATTTCTGCGGTGTTAATTATTGTCCCAATTCCTTATTTTCCCATTCTAATGACAGCAGTTTTAGTCACTAATTTAGATCCAAATTTAATAGTTCTACTTGGCGCACTTGGAGCCGTAAGTGCTAAATCAATTGTATATATGATTAGCTATTATGGAACAAACATTGGTAATTTAAAAAGAAACTTTAATTCAGAAGATTATCCAGAAACTTACAGAATCCTAAGAAAATATGGAGGTTTAACAATATTTCTGGCAGGTATTACACCTATTCCGGACAATATTATTTTTATTCCATTTGGAATGTATAGATATAATCCTCTAAAATTCATCTTGATCACATTTTTTTCGAAAATGCTACTGAATATAATAGTCGTATGGGGAACAATAATTATTGGTAAACCAATAATAGGAAATTTTTCTGAAATGTCGTTAGATATTAATACGTTAATGGTTGCAGTAATAATATCATTAGTCGTATTTAGTATTTTATTCGTATTCTTCTTAAAGATTAAATGGGCTGCTTTTCTCGAAAGGTTTTTTGTAAAAATAAAATCGTTGAGAAAAAATAAAAGTAGAAATTCATAG
- a CDS encoding arginase family protein yields MVIFNYSNVNEVSKADIVIIGVPDESKSHSKRKGTIKGPDILRRSSNEYNFFERGGKTIPICPMRGVIDGKCIIDYGNIRREDLYRLIFELVSSKKIPIVIGGDHSITTIILHAIGDHIGKTGLFYFDAHPDFVSTTYDYYGSVLYDASRWIDFNESILIGTRSAEPEELENALKVGLDIVTPLDINEFGITNIMDRVKAKSNKGKKYISIDLDCLDPAFAPGVSVPSAGGLSSIDLITLIKLAVGSGILGLDIVELSPDFDINNATSILASRILLESIASIDLAQC; encoded by the coding sequence ATGGTTATTTTTAATTATTCGAATGTAAATGAGGTCTCAAAAGCTGATATTGTTATAATTGGTGTACCTGATGAATCTAAATCCCACTCGAAGAGAAAGGGTACAATAAAGGGTCCAGACATTCTTCGAAGATCATCCAACGAATATAACTTTTTTGAGAGAGGAGGAAAAACTATTCCTATATGTCCAATGCGCGGAGTAATAGATGGAAAATGCATTATTGACTACGGGAATATTAGGAGAGAGGACTTGTACCGACTAATATTTGAGCTAGTTTCCTCAAAAAAAATTCCCATCGTCATAGGAGGAGACCATTCGATTACTACTATTATATTGCATGCAATAGGGGACCATATTGGTAAAACGGGACTATTCTATTTTGATGCTCATCCCGACTTTGTTTCAACGACATATGACTATTATGGTTCTGTATTGTATGATGCTTCTAGATGGATAGATTTTAACGAAAGTATTTTAATAGGAACGCGCTCGGCCGAGCCAGAAGAATTAGAAAATGCATTGAAAGTAGGATTAGACATTGTTACGCCTCTAGATATAAATGAATTCGGAATTACGAATATTATGGATAGAGTGAAAGCAAAAAGCAACAAAGGTAAGAAGTATATTTCCATTGATCTTGATTGTTTGGATCCAGCCTTTGCTCCGGGGGTTTCAGTCCCCTCAGCAGGTGGTCTATCAAGTATTGATTTGATAACTCTGATTAAGTTGGCAGTTGGTTCAGGTATTCTCGGTCTTGATATTGTGGAACTCTCACCGGATTTTGACATCAATAACGCAACCTCAATTCTAGCTTCTAGAATCTTGCTTGAATCGATTGCTTCAATTGATCTCGCGCAATGTTAA
- a CDS encoding cytochrome P450: protein MPKAILDFPPGPSSKFSLRLLRQLSKDPIKTLSDFAQSYGEITHFKVGNGHVYLINNPDYIEKILIYNHKNFKKGKRLQTAKRLLGEGLVTSEGEKHDSQRKIIHPLFLPKRIASYGQIVVDKTSLMCKEWEDGSIMDIHKEMMNVTLRIICKSIMNYEIDSEEASKFSSALEVSKKYFKRLQHPIGHILDHFEILPEVSKSRESIKTLDSIVYQLIEDRKKNISTDNGVGSSRQVDQEDDLLSRLIQAQLLSTIRSKVEQNNEFDKHQTNAISDLNPMTDQQIRDNIITMLIAGHETTSNAVTWTYYLISQHPEVEQKMFEEIDSLLLKNSDGKKKIYGNPSIKDLPKFKYIEKIFRESMRIYPPVWSIGRLVEEDYLIDKYTIPKGSSILMSQYVMHHDSRYYDNPSEFNPDRWTDEFKRHLPRFSYFPFGGGLRGCIGESFAWQEGILLIATVSSYWKLELIPDQKIRMDPGITLNPKNGIKMKSSIRST, encoded by the coding sequence ATGCCAAAGGCAATACTAGATTTTCCTCCAGGGCCATCATCAAAATTTTCTCTAAGATTATTACGTCAATTATCAAAAGATCCAATCAAAACATTAAGTGATTTTGCTCAAAGTTATGGAGAGATCACTCACTTTAAAGTTGGTAATGGTCATGTATATTTAATAAATAATCCAGATTACATTGAAAAGATTTTGATCTATAACCATAAAAATTTTAAAAAAGGTAAAAGGCTGCAAACAGCCAAAAGATTGTTGGGCGAAGGTTTAGTAACAAGCGAGGGTGAGAAGCATGATAGTCAGAGAAAAATAATTCACCCATTGTTTTTACCAAAGAGAATTGCTTCTTATGGTCAAATCGTTGTGGACAAGACATCCTTGATGTGTAAAGAATGGGAAGACGGCTCCATCATGGATATTCATAAAGAAATGATGAATGTTACTCTAAGAATAATTTGTAAATCTATTATGAATTATGAAATTGATTCCGAAGAGGCATCCAAATTTTCGTCTGCATTAGAAGTTTCAAAGAAATACTTTAAACGCCTTCAACATCCAATAGGACACATTTTGGATCATTTTGAAATTCTACCGGAAGTATCTAAAAGTAGGGAATCAATAAAAACACTTGATTCCATAGTTTATCAATTAATTGAAGATAGGAAGAAGAATATCAGTACAGATAATGGTGTAGGATCAAGTAGACAAGTAGATCAGGAGGATGACTTGTTATCCAGACTAATACAAGCACAATTACTATCAACCATTAGATCAAAAGTGGAGCAAAATAATGAATTTGACAAACATCAAACTAATGCAATATCGGACCTTAACCCCATGACAGATCAGCAAATTAGAGACAATATTATAACCATGCTCATAGCAGGACACGAAACCACATCAAATGCAGTTACATGGACATATTATCTCATATCCCAACATCCGGAGGTAGAACAAAAAATGTTTGAAGAAATAGATTCACTACTTTTAAAAAATAGTGATGGAAAGAAAAAGATTTATGGAAATCCAAGTATCAAAGATCTTCCCAAATTCAAGTATATTGAAAAAATATTTAGAGAATCAATGCGCATTTATCCACCTGTTTGGAGCATTGGCAGGTTGGTTGAAGAAGATTATTTGATTGATAAATATACAATTCCAAAAGGTTCTTCAATCCTAATGAGTCAATATGTCATGCACCATGATAGTCGATATTATGACAATCCGAGCGAATTCAATCCCGACAGATGGACTGATGAGTTTAAAAGACACTTACCAAGATTTAGTTACTTTCCATTTGGAGGAGGACTACGCGGTTGTATAGGGGAATCTTTCGCATGGCAAGAGGGCATACTACTAATCGCTACCGTTTCAAGCTATTGGAAATTAGAGCTTATCCCAGATCAGAAAATTAGAATGGATCCCGGAATCACACTTAATCCAAAAAATGGCATAAAGATGAAGTCAAGCATCAGATCGACATGA